The genomic region CGCTGATGACGACCGGCCAAATCTCATCGCTCATTCCCGAACGATGGGTGCGCCAGGCATCAACTCTTCCCGCTGGTTGACCCGGTCCTCGCCGCCCGGCAGACATGCGGTTGGTGAGACGCTTACTGATGAAGCGCAACATGAAGGCGATCGAAGCCCTCCATGCCGAACCTGCGACTCAAGTGGTTCTGTCGGACGAAAACTCCCTGTGGGGAGCCGATGTGTACATTGAGGTAACCCAAGACATTCCAAACGCGACGATGGCAACTATCTCCGGCACCTTTTATTCCAAAGTCTATGAGGGGCCCTATCGGAACGTGCGGAAATGGATCGAGGACATGAAGGCCTTCGTGAGCGCCAAGGGGAAGAACATGAAGAAGATGTATTTCTTCTACACAACATGCCCGAAGTGCGCGAAGAAATACGGGAAGAACTACGTGGCGATTCTGGCTCACATATAGGAGCCTCTTGCAAAACCCTGTTTTGTAAGAGGAGTGTTCAGGTGTCAGGTTTCGGGTGTCAGGAAGAAACGCCTGCAACCACATGGCATTGCGTCTTCCTGAAACCTGAACACTGAAACCTGAAACCCGCGCTTGCAGGGGTTCTGCAAGCGCCTCATAGGATTGGCCATTGCCAATCACAATCTGAACCCTGAACCCTATCGCTTGTTCTTTTCCGAGGCGGCGGTGTTGTCGAGTTGCTCCTGGCAATAGCGGCGGATGAACCGGGAGTGCGGATCGGACGGCAGCGCCCGCTCACAGGCGTTTGCCGCCGCCAGCGCCTCCTCATGCCGGCCGAGCGCCATCGCGGTGAGGGCGATCATCCCCTGGGCGTTGGGCTCGCGCGGATTGACCGCCGCAGCCTGCCGGGCCGTGACGAGCGCGGCGCCCGGCTGCTTGACGCCGTTCTGGCACGCGGCGAGGATGAGCAGGCCCGCGTAATCGTTGGGCGCGAGGGCCAGCCCCTCGCGCGCCAGGCGGACGCCTGCGGCGCAATCGCCCCGCGCCCGCGCCTGCTCCGCCTGGTTGAACAGCCGGATCGCCGGCGCGATCGCCCGCAGCGCCGCCGTCCGCTCGCGGAACCGGGCCTCGTTGGACGGCCGCCCGACGGCCGGAATCGTGGCCGCCTGACGCCGGGCCGACTCCAGCCGCTCAGCGCTCATCGGGTGCGACGAGAAAAGCCGCTCGACCAGCAGCGGATTGCGCTCGCCGAGGCGGGTCAGCAGGGTCATCAGCCCCACCATGCCCTGAGGATCGTACCCGGCCGCAACCAGATAGTTCATGCCGATCGCGTCGGCCTCCCGCTCCTGATCGCGGCTGTATCGGGCCAGACCGGCGCCGCCGAGGAGTTGTCCGCCCGTCATCACCAGATCGGTGTACGCCGATTTCCCGGCCTGCAGCGCAGCCCCGCCCAGGCCGAGCGCGGTCGAGAACAGGGTGCTTCGCGTGATCGCCCGGGCCGTGTGGCGGGCATTGACGTGCGCCAGCTCATGGCTAAGCAGCGCCGCCAGTTCGGCTTCGTTGCGCAGTTCGATCAGGAGTCCGCGCGTGATGGCGATCGTCCCGCCCGGGAATGCATAGGCGTTGGCATAGACCGCGTTGACCACGCGGAATGAATAGGGCATCTGCGGCCGGTGGCAGTGCTGCACGAGCGTGCGCCCCACGTCGGACACGTAGGCGTTCAGCGCCGCATCCTGCACCGCGCCATAGTCGGACGAGAGCTGCCCCGGCGATGCCTGTCGGTCGATGGCGATCTCCTCGGAAGGCGAGACCAGCATCAATTCCGACCGCCCGGTCACCGGATTGGTCGCGCATCCCGCGGCCGCCGCCAGGAGCGCGGCGACACCCATCACGTGCACAATCAATCGCAGGCGTTTCATTTCGGGCCCTCCGGAATGGATTCGGCGGCGGGATACAGGGGGGCAGCCAGGCGGTCGCCGACGCGGAGCGGATGGCCGCACAGCAGCGCCTTGCCGCTCATCCGGCG from Lentisphaerota bacterium harbors:
- a CDS encoding peptidase M48 Ste24p; amino-acid sequence: MKRLRLIVHVMGVAALLAAAAGCATNPVTGRSELMLVSPSEEIAIDRQASPGQLSSDYGAVQDAALNAYVSDVGRTLVQHCHRPQMPYSFRVVNAVYANAYAFPGGTIAITRGLLIELRNEAELAALLSHELAHVNARHTARAITRSTLFSTALGLGGAALQAGKSAYTDLVMTGGQLLGGAGLARYSRDQEREADAIGMNYLVAAGYDPQGMVGLMTLLTRLGERNPLLVERLFSSHPMSAERLESARRQAATIPAVGRPSNEARFRERTAALRAIAPAIRLFNQAEQARARGDCAAGVRLAREGLALAPNDYAGLLILAACQNGVKQPGAALVTARQAAAVNPREPNAQGMIALTAMALGRHEEALAAANACERALPSDPHSRFIRRYCQEQLDNTAASEKNKR